The Euryarchaeota archaeon genome includes a region encoding these proteins:
- a CDS encoding GNAT family N-acetyltransferase, producing the protein MGRYTIRRATLKDLETLVAQRRGMFHDMGDYSKRELDEADPVYRRWAASRMKRGKLVAFIAETADGAAVGGGCVWLQERQPRPGWPGGTIPYLLSMYTEPDHRRKALASRIVKGAITWCKENGYRRLTLHASKQGRGVYAGLGFVDGSEMRLEWGRKKRPRKVSKRRRKR; encoded by the coding sequence GTGGGCCGCTATACGATCCGCCGGGCGACGCTGAAGGACCTTGAAACACTCGTCGCACAGCGTCGCGGCATGTTCCACGACATGGGCGATTACTCGAAGCGCGAACTCGACGAGGCCGACCCCGTCTATCGCCGGTGGGCCGCGTCCCGGATGAAGCGCGGGAAATTGGTCGCATTCATCGCGGAGACGGCCGATGGGGCGGCGGTGGGAGGCGGCTGCGTTTGGCTGCAGGAACGCCAGCCTCGTCCGGGATGGCCGGGCGGGACTATTCCCTACCTTCTCTCGATGTACACCGAACCCGACCACCGCCGCAAAGCGTTGGCCTCTCGCATCGTGAAAGGAGCGATCACGTGGTGCAAGGAGAACGGGTACCGACGCTTGACGCTCCACGCCTCGAAACAGGGCCGCGGCGTCTACGCGGGCCTAGGGTTCGTCGACGGGTCCGAGATGAGGCTGGAGTGGGGACGGAAGAAGCGCCCACGCAAAGTCTCGAAGCGACGCCGAAAACGATAA